The following is a genomic window from uncultured Draconibacterium sp..
AGGTAGGGATTCATTTCAACAAAATAAGGCTTGTTGGGACTATTCACGGAGATTTTCTTGCTTTCGATAACATCCTCGAGAAATGAAAGCTGTGTGTCGATGATTTGTGTTAAGTCGACCTTTTTCACTTCAGGAAATTGACGGTTTCCAATCTTTGAAAGAAGCAACAATGTATTTGTTAGGCGAGAAAGTTTGGTGGATGCTTCGTAGGCATCACTAATCGTTTTTAGTTCTTTCTCCTGCATACAATCCGATTGCAACAAAAGCTCCATCTTCGAGATAATTACGGCAATTGGTGTTTGTAATTCATGCGAAGCGTTTTCGGTGTATTCTTTCAGGTTGTAATAGTCGTTTTTTATACGTTCTGTCATTGCAATTAGCACCTTGTTCAGGTCGTCGAACTCCTTAACATCGGTTTCCTTCAGTTGAAAATCCTCGTGGGTGTTCAGGTCGTATTTTTTGATCTTGTTGATGGTGTCGTAAAACGATTTTAGTGTTTTTTGCGAAATGTGCCGGTTTAATATCAGTAAGCCTAAAATAAGAGCAACAACCAGCAATGTCATCGATAAAATAATACGAACGATGAGGTTGTCGGTTTCTGCATGCGATTTAAAGATTTTTATCAGAAATTTCTGGCCGTTAATTTCCGATACAAATTGTAGTTGTCGATAGGCTGTATATGTGCCTTCTTTTTCGTTTACAATTAGCGTGTCGGAATAACCTTCAACAGGGTTTTGTTTGGGCGGAATCGGGGTTATTTCAACTTTTTTTTCAAAATCTGTTGGTGTTGCTGCTGCTGAGTGTGCCGAATTTAATTCGTTCAGAATGTTTGTTTGACGTTTTTGCAACTCAACATTTATATTTTGGGTTACTTGTTGTCGGAGTAAAAAATAGAAAGCGATAAGCCCTACCAGAAAAATGAAAAGCGATATGGAAAGGAAATTGAGACTTATTTTTGTGAGTAGTTTCATACTTTTTGCATGTCTGATCTATACTTTTCAAATAGAACACAAAGTCACTAAGTCACAAAACAAAACGAAAAAAGCACAATGTTTTTGTGTCTTTGAGTCTTTGTGTTTAATCTTTGTTTTTATCATTGTTCTGTATCGAATTTATAGCCAACGCCGTAAATGGTTTTTATGTAATCGGTGCATCCTTCTTTTATTAGTTTCTTGCGCAGGTTTTTAATGTGTCCGTAAATAAAATCGTACGAGTCGGCAACGTCCATATAGTCGCCCCAAAGATGTTGTGCCAATCCGGTTTTGGTGATCACCTTATTTTTATTAGACACAAAAAACTGGAGTAGTTCGTACTCTTTTTTGGTGAGTTGCAATTCGTTGTCGTTTATAAAAACCTGGTGTGAATCGGGAAGGATTTTTATTTCGTTAACGAGAATATGGTTGTCGCCATCGAAATTTATTCGCCGGTTAATCGATTTTAGGTGTGCATTTAA
Proteins encoded in this region:
- a CDS encoding HAMP domain-containing sensor histidine kinase, yielding MKLLTKISLNFLSISLFIFLVGLIAFYFLLRQQVTQNINVELQKRQTNILNELNSAHSAAATPTDFEKKVEITPIPPKQNPVEGYSDTLIVNEKEGTYTAYRQLQFVSEINGQKFLIKIFKSHAETDNLIVRIILSMTLLVVALILGLLILNRHISQKTLKSFYDTINKIKKYDLNTHEDFQLKETDVKEFDDLNKVLIAMTERIKNDYYNLKEYTENASHELQTPIAVIISKMELLLQSDCMQEKELKTISDAYEASTKLSRLTNTLLLLSKIGNRQFPEVKKVDLTQIIDTQLSFLEDVIESKKISVNSPNKPYFVEMNPYLADILISNLLKNAIRHNHNNGTISITANEKQLTIANSGERIQGTSDDIFKRFYKSSTSDSSVGLGLAIVQKICEVSGFKAVYSYANNLHNFSIIFHPGTNNLET
- a CDS encoding response regulator transcription factor, which encodes MKILIIEDEKALSDAISQYLTEEGYVCETAYDYNTAAEHIEIHLYDCILVDINLPGGSGLDLIRQVKKDNKKMGIIIISARDSVENRIEGLEIGADNYLTKPFHLAELNAHLKSINRRINFDGDNHILVNEIKILPDSHQVFINDNELQLTKKEYELLQFFVSNKNKVITKTGLAQHLWGDYMDVADSYDFIYGHIKNLRKKLIKEGCTDYIKTIYGVGYKFDTEQ